One window of the Cotesia glomerata isolate CgM1 linkage group LG10, MPM_Cglom_v2.3, whole genome shotgun sequence genome contains the following:
- the LOC123273442 gene encoding venom metalloproteinase 3-like codes for MYHIAYDIPQPINNMNFLPIQAPYTTNSTRSKKEVVPEVIYPEILVIVENSLMRLMGETLDQQLLYVLAFWNGVDMRYRTLANPRVRLNIAHIIFAKDNDVLTYLNPRNSRYFVLNNDNAITNQGRWLYQVQRKVPLASYDLAITMLPHLMCANSPNSCNILGFAAISGACSTDYQHGITYKVGYILDRGGYDGIQTAAHELGHLLGIQHDGEKNGCHDQHGYIMTTFDKFTPQAFDWSPCSLQYMDQYLKSGKGRCLYNHPFYDKPFQRYLPGKLMDANRQCRILRKGYATVIDDSICTQLKCNGIHTDVRLPEAAEGTPCGQGRLCLHGRCDFESLVV; via the exons ATGTATCATATTGCCTATGATATTCCACAACCTATAAATAACATGAATTTTC tTCCAATACAAGCGCCATACACGACAAATTCGACTAGATCAAAAAAAGAAGTAGTTCCAGAAGTAATCTATCCTGAAATCCTCGTGATCGTAGAAAATAGCTTAATGAGACTAATGGGTGAAACTCTAGATCAGCAGTTGCTGTATGTTTTGGCATTCTGGAACGGAGTTGACATGAGATACAGAACTCTAGCGAATCCACGAGTTAGGTTGAATATTGCTCATATCATTTTCGCTAAG gATAACGATGTTCTTACTTATCTAAACCCACGAAACAGTCGCTATTTTGTGCTAAACAACGACAATGCCATTACAAATCAGGGAAGGTGGTTGTACCAAGTTCAACGAAAAGTTCCTCTTGCTTCTTACGATCTTGCTATAACCATGCTTCC GCATTTGATGTGCGCGAATAGTCCGAATTCATGTAATATTCTTGGATTCGCAGCTATCTCTGGAGCTTGCTCTACAGATTATCAACACGGAATTACATATAAGGTTGGTTATATCCTTGACAGAGGTGGTTACGACGGAATCCAAACAGCTGCGCATGAATTGGGACATTT ATTGGGTATTCAGCACGATGGCGAAAAAAACGGATGTCATGATCAACATGGCTACATAATGACTACATTCGACAAATTCACGCCGCAAGCATTTGATTGGTCACCATGTTCACTACAATACATGGATCAATATCTCAA GAGCGGAAAAGGAAGATGTTTATACAATCATCCATTTTATGACAAACCTTTCCAAAGATATTTACCAGGAAAACTAATGGATGCTAATAGGCAATGTAGGATCTTGAGAAAAGGATATGCGACGGTTATAGATGACTCCATTTGCACTCAATTGAAATGTAACGGTATTCACACTGATGTTCGATTGCCTGAAGCTGCAGAAGGTACTCCTTGTGGTCAGGGACGATTGTGTCTTCACGGAAGATGTGATTTTGAAAGTTTGGTTGTTTAA
- the LOC123273443 gene encoding A disintegrin and metalloproteinase with thrombospondin motifs 16-like has protein sequence MTPEELDSIFSVKSHSEVPEYDVVPVSVVQSRKRRDNGLYISTERFGKHIKAWLNPMDGILAGEKTPVHFLGENSQNRYYPNVRTVRDLMEDIKSDLYENHLHATTLAVNRHSNGKRSVRGFIGDTHIQPVPSHLMDHAKRHRRSVKGSLDEESDHENYHIVRKIPKLEGIHYSPPIEAFSNLNRTRRSSENNQVKIYPEIIYPEILVIVDYPLLTQFKGQWIELLVYVLTFWNGVDMRYRDIVHPRNPNLLPYIQAYGKFGEYAVDLDESLVEKAKWLKGEVLSRHIGYYDADDTYDVAVTMTTYDLCSADSNGCNILGVASLNGSCTYHNVALVKDTGGFGGIMTTAHELGHAFGMNHDNRTSRHCDEEAGNVMAPAKTISRKSYDWSDCSLTDFHNFLNKQGKCLTNKPTMRYSLPKIIPGMMMNAHKQCEMVGGVQASAIDDSICTQLKCTVIPESGLPEAADGTFCGRGKVCLHESCRKIPRYLPGKRMDANQQCKQLVNGVATYIGDSICIQLKCSIQYNFALPEAAEGTVCGYRKLCLHGKCIPEHRVLHHLMSPEDLNKVFSVKNAAEVPAYDVLPISITRPRDRSMVNTYLVEIPFGKNIKMWLNPMDGILASENLTVSSATYNPHSYDKLNLQNRPSIKPYLYAIYENTRYATTVAVNNPPRGSPSMVR, from the exons ATGACACCTGAAGAACTGGATAGTATTTTTTCAGTGAAGAGTCATTCTGAAG TCCCAGAGTATGATGTTGTACCAGTTTCTGTAGTACAGTCCCGAAAGCGACGCGATAATGGGCTTTACATCAGCACGGAACGATTTGGTAAACATATTAAAGCATGGTTGAATCCTATGGACGGAATATTAGCAGGCGAAAAGACGCCAGTTCACTTCTTGGGAGAAAATTCTCAAAATAGATACTATCCTAACGTTCGTACAGTTAGAGAT TTAATGGAAGATATAAAATCCGACTTgtatgaaaatcatttacaCGCCACTACACTAGCAGTCAATCGTCATAGCAATGGAAAACGTAGTgtg AGAGGTTTCATTGGAGACACACACATTCAACCGGTACCTTCTCATCTTATGGACCACGCTAAAAGACATCGGAGATCAGTTAAAGGTTCACTGGATGAAGAATCCGATCATGAGAACTATCACATCGTTCGCAAGATACCGAAACTTGAAGGAATTCACTACTCTC CTCCCATAGAAGCCTTCTCAAATTTAAATAGAACTCGTAGATCAAGTGAAAATAATCAAGTTAAGATATATCCAGAAATAATCTATCCCGAAATTCTTGTAATTGTCGACTACCCGTTATTGACCCAATTTAAAGGCCAATGGATAGAGTTGTTAGTGTATGTTTTGACTTTCTGGAACGGAGTTGACATGAGATACAGAGATATTGTTCATCCGAGA AATCCAAATTTGCTTCCATATATACAAGCGTATGGTAAATTCGGAGAATATGCAGTAGATCTTGATGAGTCTTTAGTAGAAAAAGCGAAGTGGTTGAAAGGCGAAGTGCTGAGTCGGCACATCGGTTACTACGACGCCGATGACACCTATGACGTTGCAGTTACAATGACTAC ATATGATTTATGTTCAGCAGACAGTAATGGTTGTAATATCCTAGGAGTAGCAAGTTTGAATGGATCTTGCACTTATCATAATGTTGCTTTAGTGAAAGATACAGGCGGTTTCGGTGGTATAATGACAACTGCTCATGAATTGGGACATGC CTTTGGAATGAACCATGACAATCGAACATCAAGACATTGTGATGAAGAAGCAGGCAATGTTATGGCTCCGGCTAAGACTATCAGTCGCAAGTCGTACGATTGGTCCGACTGCTCTCTGACGGATTTCCATAACTTTTTGAA taaacaaGGGAAATGTTTAACAAATAAACCTACAATGCGGTATTCCTTACCGAAAATTATACCAGGAATGATGATGAATGCTCATAAACAATGTGAAATGGTAGGTGGAGTGCAGGCTTCTGCAATAGATGATAGCATTTGTACCCAGCTGAAGTGTACGGTGATACCCGAGAGTGGATTACCAGAAGCTGCGGACGGAACGTTCTGCGGTCGAGGAAAAGTGTGCCTCCATGAATCGT GTAGAAAAATACCTCGGTACTTGCCAGGAAAGCGGATGGATGCTAATCAACAATGTAAACAGTTGGTCAACGGTGTAGCGACTTATATTGGAGACTCTATTTGCATTCAACTCAAATGTTCGATACAATACAATTTTGCTTTGCCTGAAGCTGCTGAGGGCACTGTTTGTGGATACAGAAAACTATGTCTTCACGGAAAATGTATTCCGGAACATCGGGTG cttCACCATTTGATGTCTCCAGAAGATCTAAACAAAgtattttcagttaaaaatgCCGCGGAAG TACCGGCTTATGACGTTTTACCGATTTCCATTACAAGACCTAGAGATCGAAGTATGGTTAACACATACCTTGTAGAAATTCCTTTTGGAAAGAATATAAAGATGTGGTTGAATCCTATGGATGGTATTCTGGCTAGCGAAAATTTGACTGTCAGTTCTGCGACATACAACCCTCATAGCTATGACAAGCTGAATCTTCAAAACCGACCC tctatTAAGCCTTATTTATACGCTATTTACGAAAATACTCGTTATGCCACTACTGTAGCTGTCAATAATCCTCCACGCGGAAGCCCATCGATGGTACGATGA
- the LOC123272500 gene encoding venom metalloproteinase 3-like yields the protein MMTPEEVNKIFPVKNSTEIPTYDIVPVLITKPENKSINSYLFQTPFGKHKHMWLNPLDGILASENITISSLKYNSSTDGLNITDWPNLVESIIPNIYENTLHATTVAVNSDANGLLSMTGYIGNKFIHPVPPRLIRHARRRRSINFKTDSDDQVDHIIYTIPDQLNKHLPPIEAFTLKRYRSKRSIPEIIYPEILVIVDHGLNERIGGSIRDKLLYLLAFWNGVDMRYRSLENPRIRLNIARILLAEDRLPYVTVNLKSNYFLMNHVTSLRAQGNWLFKMNETIPLDSYDLAVTMIPNLFCEDKIGPNCTIVGQAFLHGACKTLFLNKTTNKASFIRDVGGFDGIQTAAHELGHLFGMFHDGLYGCNDSHGYIMAPSDKFTPQSFDWSNCSLNQMDKYLKDGLGSCLFNPPLYQSKPFLRYLPGKLMNATQQCSMFVNGSATVEDDTICTQLKCSKKGKIRLPEAAEGTPCGIGKLCLHGLCTEESSIV from the exons ATGATGACACCAGAAGaagtaaacaaaatatttcCAGTCAAAAACTCTACTGAAA TACCAACTTACGACATTGTGCCGGTTTTGATAACGAAACCTGAAAACAAAAGCATAAATAGCTATCTTTTTCAAACTCCTTTTGGAAAACATAAACACATGTGGTTAAATCCTTTGGACGGAATTTTGGCTAGTGAAAACATAACCATTTCTTCATTAAAGTATAATTCTAGTACCGATGGATTAAATATTACGGATTGGCCAAAT CTGGTCGAAAGTATTATACCGAATATTTACGAAAACACTTTACACGCTACAACAGTTGCTGTTAATAGTGATGCAAACGGATTGTTATCAATG ACGGGTTACATCGGTAATAAATTCATTCACCCTGTACCACCTCGGCTGATAAGACACGCAAGACGAAGAAgatcaattaatttcaaaaccGATTCCGACGATCAAGTTGATCATATCATTTACACTATTCCAGATCAATTGAACAAACACTTAC caccCATAGAAGCGTTCACATTAAAAAGGTATAGATCGAAAAGATCTATTCCTGAAATAATATATCCCGAAATTTTGGTTATTGTTGATCATGGATTGAATGAAAGAATTGGTGGATCCATACGAGATAAACTTCTTTATCTTCTAGCCTTTTGGAACGGGGTTGATATGAGATACAGAAGTTTGGAGAATCCTAGAATTAGGTTGAACATCGCTCGGATTCTTTTAGCAGAG gatCGTCTACCCTACGTAACTGTCAATCTCAAAAGCAACTACTTTTTGATGAACCACGTTACTTCTCTACGGGCTCAAGGAAATTGGTTATTTAAGATGAACGAAACTATTCCACTTGATTCTTATGATTTAGCAGTGACTATGATACC AAATCTATTTTGTGAAGATAAAATCGGACCGAACTGTACAATCGTGGGACAAGCATTTCTCCACGGAGCTTGCAAAACATTATTTCTCAATAAAACCACGAACAAAGCAAGTTTCATACGAGATGTCGGAGGATTTGACGGAATCCAAACAGCTGCTCACGAATTGGGCCATTT gtTTGGTATGTTTCACGACGGTTTATATGGCTGTAATGATTCGCATGGTTACATAATGGCTCCGTCGGACAAATTTACTCCTCAATCATTTGATTGGTCTAACTGTTCGCTGAATCAAATGgacaaatatttaaa AGACGGATTGGGGTCTTGTTTGTTTAACCCTCCTCTTTACCAAAGTAAACCATTCCTTAGATATTTGCCGGGAAAACTAATGAATGCTACTCAGCAGTGCAGCATGTTCGTAAATGGATCTGCGACTGTTGAAGATGATACAATTTGCACTCAATTAAAGTGCTCGAAAAAGGGAAAAATTCGACTACCTGAAGCTGCTGAAGGCACTCCTTGCGGTATTGGAAAATTATGTCTGCATGGACTTTGTACTGAAGAAAGTTCCATAGTATAG
- the LOC123273441 gene encoding venom metalloproteinase 3-like, giving the protein TDFELRSKPAGITQEIIYPEVLVIVDYSLIRKFNGKAKEALLYILSFWNGVDMRFRSIEHPRVRLNIAGIVVSQDSNFLPYLKGQNGKIISTSDSLEAKGKFLYLIKKSIPVDSYDIAVTMTSNTLCDYNSCDLLGQVRRIGKACDVNHQEQTMEKVLIMRDRGGFDGIETASHELGHLLGMYHDGTVNARCPDELGYIMATSNIYSKYAFDWSKCSLANMQTFLRSSQASCLFNKPNQGKAMHRFLPGQLMSPHEQCRMIDGIRASRIDDSICTQLKCEFPNEDISQFTDLIPEAAEGSTCGIGKICLHGNCIFKTQVN; this is encoded by the exons ACAGATTTTGAATTACGATCGAAGCCAGCAGGCATCACACAAGAAATTATTTACCCAGAAGTTCTCGTAATTGTCGATTACAGCTTGATTCGTAAGTTCAATGGAAAAGCAAAAGAAGCCTTACTATACATACTCTCATTTTGGAACGGCGTTGACATGAGATTCAGAAGTATTGAGCATCCTCGAGTTCGTTTGAACATCGCAGGAATCGTCGTTTCTCAGGATTCTAATTTTCTGCCCTATTTGAAAGGTCAGAATGGAAAAATCATTAGCACTTCAGACTCTCTCGAAGCCAAAGGGAAATTTTTGTACCTCATAAAGAAATCTATTCCCGTAGATTCTTACGATATAGCAGTAACTATGACTTC gaatACTTTGTGTGACTACAATAGTTGTGACCTTCTTGGACAAGTACGGAGAATTGGTAAAGCTTGTGACGTCAACCACCAGGAACAAACAATGGAGAAAGTTTTGATCATGCGTGATAGAGGAGGTTTCGACGGTATCGAAACTGCATCTCATGAATTGGGGCATTT ACTGGGCATGTACCATGACGGTACAGTAAACGCAAGATGTCCCGATGAACTTGGCTACATCATGGCAACATCTAACATATATTCCAAGTATGCTTTCGACTGGTCAAAGTGTTCGTTAGCTAACATGCAGACTTTCTTGAG ATCTTCACAAGCTTCATGTTTATTCAATAAACCTAATCAAGGCAAAGCAATGCACAGATTTTTGCCGGGACAGCTAATGAGTCCGCATGAGCAATGCAGAATGATTGATGGAATAAGAGCTTCCAGAATTGACGACTCTATTTGTACTCAACTGAAGTGTGAATTTCCTAATGAAGATATATCTCAATTCACGGATTTGATTCCTGAAGCCGCTGAAGGTAGTACTTGCGGTATCGGAAAGATATGCTTGCATGGAAACTGTATTTTTAAGACACAAGTTAATTAG